DNA sequence from the Hemibagrus wyckioides isolate EC202008001 linkage group LG20, SWU_Hwy_1.0, whole genome shotgun sequence genome:
CTCACGATTAGAGAACACAATGGTATAGCCTCGGGCCGGTCTGCGCTAAGACCCGAATGCTCCTTGGTGAGAAAACCAGTCTGGCGGTGACTGCTCTCAATATGTGTTTACACACCCACATCTCAAAGTCTACCGACCAGCGGAAGATGTTCTAAAAGCACATGCTCACCAGAGCACGTTGTTTGCTTTGTAGTGCCATAGACCTGCCTCATCTTTGTTTGTCTGTGGTCTAATCTTAAAAAGGCTCATTTGCTTCTGAACGGCGGATATAAAAGCTTTTAACGACACAAAGGCTATGGGGACGAGTTCGAAAAAGTCGTGACGCAAAAGACtcgagaaagaaaaaaaaaaaagactgaagtCCAGTCCGATCCCGAGAGCGTGAGTCACGCTGACCCTGGTCCTTTCGGAGATCACACATTCGAGCAAACACCAAAGTGTCAGTGCAACGGTTTGTAATTGGTTAGCTAACATGCAGCCTGTGATACGGAAAAGTGTAATCTATAAACCGAAAGCCTGGATTCATAAATTAGTTCATTATTTCAGTGCTAGATTTTttgctaggaaaaaaaaaaacagatcttgTTGGAAATTCTTGACGAaagaatgattaaaaataagatgtcgatctataatatatatatatatatatatatatatataatatataattttctttaaaacactAACTAGTGCAAATAAAATCAGTGATGTCACATCAAGGTTGAAGCATGTGGGTGTGTCCTGTCCgctattttaaaacaaatttttttgaCCATTAAATCAACTCTTACACAATAATACTCTGTTCAGATTTAATGCCGTCCTGACTTTCATTGACCCTTTCTTTCGTCCTCGGAGCACACATTTTATACCCCTCCGTGTGTTACGTAAGGATTATAACGATTCATTGGTGGGTGTGTGCTTTATCGGCGACAAGGAGACAACGAGCAGGGTTACTGTTTAATTATTTCTCCTTTAATGGCACGTCAAGATgggttttattttcttcttattttctttcattatttgcTCAGCgttaaatattttactttatttcactttacgtggtgtgtgtgtgtgtgtgtgtgtgtgtgtgtgtgtgtgtgtgtgtgtgtgtgtgtgtgtgtgtgtatatatatatatatatatatatatatatatatatatatatatatatatatataaatatatatataatataatatattagaaCAGCTTTAATCTCACACCAGCTTAAATCCTGATTTGTTCACCCTGTACATAATTTAGATATCAAACCCTTTACTCATGTGTTGCACTGCTCCTGTAGTTACTTTACTGCACTTCCCTGGGTCATGACCCCGAGTTGAAACGATCGTCATGGTTACAGAGGCAGTGTGTTGGTAAAAATCAAAAGCTGTATCCTTCCGCTTGCAAGGCGTCTTTGTACAGATGCCTTAGCCATGTTTCCGTCATAAGTGTTAAATAATAAGACCGCACACTTAACGACCTCCAATTAACTTCCACAGCCAGTAGAGACGGATAAatagatgtgtgtttaaatcTCCGGAAGCGTCAGAGACTCTGTCAGAGTTGCAGATCTGTAAACTCTTAAACAAATCTGACTTCCTTTCACGTCGGGTCGTTTGAATCCTGAATAAatcctttgtgtgttttttttcctgtgcagTTGTGTAACTAGTTTCAGGTTCAGTTTCAGGTTCTTCTGCAACAACCAacatagaaacagagagagtgtcaTGTCTTCAGATTACTGTGTGAATTAGGACCGGAACAAACTGGTCGGCGTTTTTGATCTctatttttcccttttattagtaatgtaaaggtttttttttttttatccttgttGTTCTGTCTAACAAAACAACGACAATGTTAACCTTATACAGTGATATTTCTGTTGAATGCAGTTAGGCAACATTTTTACTGAGGTGTCTATctaccatctgtctgtctatctatctatctatctatctatctatctatctatctatctatctatctatctatctatctatctatctatctatctatctatctatctatctatctatctgcccgcctatctatctatctatctagctatctatctatctatctatctatctgcccgcctatctatctatctatctatctatctatctatctatctatctatctatctatctatctatctatctatctatctatctatctatctgcctatctatctatctatctatctatctatctatctatctatctatctgcctatctatctatctatctatctatctatctatctatctatctatctatctgcccgcctatctatctatctatctatctgcccgcctatctatctatctatctatctatctatctatctatctatctatctatctatctatctatctgcccgcctatctatctatctatctatctatctatctatctatctatctatctatctatctgcctatctatctatctatctatctatctatctatctatctatctgcctatctatctatctatctatctatctatctatctatctatctatctatctatctatctttctatctgcccgcctatctatctatctgcccgcctatctatctatctatctatctatctatctatctatctatctgcccgcctatctatctatctatctatctatctatctatctatctatctatctatctatctatctatctatctatctatctatctgcccgcctatctatctatctatctatctatctgcccgcctatctatctatctatctatctatctatctatctatctatctatctatctatctatctatctatctatctatctatctatctgcctatctatctatctgcccacctatctatctatctatctatctatctatctatctatctatctatctatctatctatctatctgcctatctatctatctgcccacctatctatctatctatctatctatctatctatctatctatctatctatctatctatctatctatctatctatctatctgcccgcctatctatctatctatctatctatctatctatctatctatctatctatctatctatctatctatctatctatctatctatctgcccacctatctatctatctatctatctatctatctatctgcccgcctatctatctatctatctatctatctatctatctatctatctatctatctatctatctatctatctatctatctatctatctatctatctatctatctgcccgcctatctatctatctatctatctatctatctatctatctatctatctatctgtctgtctgtctgtctgtctgtctgtctgtctgtctgtctgtctgtctgtctgtctgtctgtctgtctatctgtctgtatatctgtacaCCCATCTGTCTGCCCATTGCTCTACTTTGCAATTAAACCTGCCCTTGTGACCTCAGCAGCAGGGCAGGTTTTTTTCATGATGGGTTTTTTCAGCAGGGAAGCAAGTCACACGCTTTTGAAACCACAAACCAACAGTTCCTTAACTGCCCTCATTTGTGCATgttatgcatgtatgtatgtatgtataagtATTTTCTTATCCTTTATATTATCCTTCAGCTGTATCTGTTAAGTAGAAGACATGCTGACATTTAGAGAGTAGAGTTTTATCAAATCCCTAAATATCAAATGATATCTTGAGGAAGAAGAAGTTTGGGCTGGAACTAAACTCTCGGATTTTGTCCTAGTTAGTTTGCCTGAAAACAGGAAGCTTTCTATCGTTGTCAAATTTCAGACCCAATACCAACGTGACACTTGAGACGTTCCCAAAAGTCGAGACATGACGTTATGCAAAATagcacagatattactgtaagTCGAGTCGGTCAACGTCACATGATCATATCAACTAAATCAGAACTAATGCTATCCCAGAATTCAGGGTCACTCAGAGTCCTGTACTAACCGATACTCCGTAATGGATCAGTTCATGCCCTTGAGCCTTtggctgctgttgtagaaacattatttacattgatatttactgtccagtgtcatccagatgaggatgaggttcccttctgagcctggttcctctcaaggtttttttctcatatcatctcaggggagtttttcctcaccaccatcacctcaggcttctcattagggttAAAATCGGGATATACTTTACTTTAAACTTTTAATATACtataattttctttaatttactatcattttctatgtttctatatttctgtaaagctgctttgagacattgtccattgttaaaagcgctatactaatgaattgaattgaattgaattcatgcTTAAGATTTGATAAAGATTTTGCCATTTTGGTGCAACCTCCTTCTTTATGTTTTCATTCTGAGCAATTTCACTTAAAGCTTGTTTACTGAAGAGCTATAAATCTTACTAACATGCCTTCATTCCTTTATGAAGCCTTGGGATTAACTTGAGTACTTGTTATGGCACTTGCTATTATTACACTATGACTGGACAAATGTTACATCAGAGTACTTTTAtatattgatggatggatggatagacagatatgTATATAGATAGGGAGACAGATATagacatagatagacagacagacagacagacatgtggatagatatatatatatatatatatatattagacagacaggcagatatagatagatatatatagacagacagatagacatatagatatggatggatggacagacaggcagacagacataaaCAGACAgctatagatggatggatggatggatggatggatagacataTGTatatagataggcagacagatatagacatagacagacagacagacagacatgtggatagatatatatagacagacaggcagatatagatagatatatagacagacagatagacatatagatatggatggatggatggacagacagatagatagatagatagatagatagatagatagatagatagataatatgAATAATCTACACTTGATTATTTCTTGACTCTTGTGCACACGTTTGTTTTTTCAGAAAATCCAGCTGTGAGTATTAACACAGCTTTGTTTTGAATCCTGCTCCGTACCCGAGACGTCCAGCCGAGTGACCCGACACGAGcgcagaataataataaaactcttACTCTGCTGGCTACAAGTCAATGTTCCCTTTTTTAATCAGTGAAAAGCATCAGGTGTCACTGTGACTGTcgctttcctttcttcttttcgTTTATTCTATTTCGTTATTTGTGtttgagggattttttttccccctgttcaGTCTACATCTAGAGTTCTGTACATCTGCTTTGTGTCTACGTCTAGAAAaagctatagaaataaaataacctGTTAAACTGTAAGCTTTATAGTGCACTGAGATAATGCTGATCAGATGTTTGCTGTAGTGTTCCAGCTCCGGTGTTATGGCTGGTGGTAAACACAGCAGGCCTGCTCTGTGACCCTTGGGGTGTTTCTCATGCGGCTCGTCTGATTGGTCGGAGCTGATAGGCATCTCTGTTGTTTGACCAATAACAGCAGCGGAGGCTCCATACCGGTGaggcttatttatttaaagaatagGACTCAAAGGATGGACTTGCCAGCTGCTCCTATCAGGCAAAGGAGCAAAACGTTtaaacactcacacttatacactttctcacacactcacaagctcgcactcattcattcactcacacacacacttttcacacaaacacatacactcacacacacacacagacatactctaacacattcacaaactcgcactaactctctcacacacatacacacacacacacactctcttacacactcacactctctcttacacactcacactctcttacacactcacaaactcactctctctctttgtctttctctctctctctctctctctctcacacacacacacactcacacacacacatgggccactcacattctcattctctctctctctctctctctctctctctctcacacgcacacacacacgggccactcacattctctctctctctctctctctctctctcacacacatacacacacacacacttcctgtcgGTTCTCATACACACCACCTGCTTGTTTTTCACACTCCAGCCATGGGAATGAGTCGTAAACATGTTGGAGAAGGATGTTGGAGTCCAAGCTATTGCAGgaacttttttttgtgtttgagagagtgtgtgtagtttacacatttaaaaacaaaacacatgcaaagcTGAATGCTGCACTCTGATTAATCCACCTGGCAAATCACGTGCCATCTCTCTGAAAAGTCTGTCATGATATCATTCCCTCATGCTCTCCACTTCTCAATCATCGTTTGATTATTCgggatattttttataaattggGGCTGTTCTGTAGCGAATGTGCGTCATGATGACCAGCTCTGCATCTCAAAGGTCTGTAATCTTCTCGTCTGACCTTTCACCCCTGTATTCCCAACACACCCGTTATCTGAGGAGGTCCCGGCCATCGACCTTTTGGAAAAAGCTTTCGGTCGGTCGCTTGTGGTTATTTACTTGAGCTACAAGGCTTTTTGGCTCACCTCAGTGTTAgttttcattccattccatttcatttcagtgttaATGATTTCTCGTATAAAAGTTAGACTTCGATCTGAAAGTCACACTTTGTACCCTGAGgtttgattttatatataagCCATGTAAGCAGTTAAGTCTGTCTGAGATGCTGTACAGCTCCACATGGTTTGTGATGGCTGAGAAACCGGTTGCAGGACGGCTTCAGAGTGGTTTTTGGTTGATTGAGTACATTCAGAAAGTTGTAGGAATTCCTTCGCTGAACTCTCACTCTGGAATGTTGGACCGAGTGATTCAAGAGTTGAGGATGCCTCAGCTGTTTGCTCTGTGAAAGCGATTTGTtgaatgatggagagagagagagagagagagagagagaaagagggagggagagagagggagagagggagagagagagagggaggagaacaaggagagaggaaaaacagaagggagagagagtcagtgagaACGAAAGAGATAGAAAGGCAGACAGGGAGGAAGGGGGAAAGCAAAagctagacagaaagagatggaaCCGAAACAGAGACAGGTAAAGAGAGAGCTGAAGAAAGGAATAGAGAAAGACaaggagagagactgagagagagggagagactcatagaaaaagagagactctgagaaagaaacagaaaatgacagagagaaaaaagggacaggagggagagagagagagagagagacagagagagagagcgcatgagagcaagagagagagaccaaatgagagagagtgagaaagacagactctctgagaaaaaaacagaaaatgacagaaaaaaaagggacAGGAGGGAGACCATGACAGAGCGAGAgtaagagaacaagagagataGTGtgcaggagtgagagagagtgagcgagagggagagattGAAAgcaaaagagtgagagaaagagagcatgattgaaagaaaaagagtgagagaaagagagagagcttgaaAGCAaacgagtgagagagggagattgAAAGCAAAAGAGtcagagaaagcgagagaaagATTGAATgcaagagagtgtgagagagagagggagagagagagggagagattgtTTGCTGGACCGATAAGCCGTCTTTATTTCACACTGATTTTTATCACTGGCAAATAAATATATGGAAATGTAAATTTTCCACCTTTAGTAGGGACTGAACATGAAGTGTAGATATTACACCTCTCAGGATGCCATTAAAtctgataaataaatgtagctatggtgatttattaaaagaaaatctaaaaaattaTTTGCAATAAACAGTGCAGAATGTAGTTGAACTTTGGCTCACTGGTCCGGACGAACCGTAGTGAAAGACGTTAATGTCCTGAAGTATTTAATTCATGACTTTTCACCCTGATTAATACACAACGAGCTCCTAATACTTAACAATACTTAAACAAACTCCGAATACTTAATACTGGAGTTAAATGAAGTTAGTCGCCACATTTCAGCCTCCAGGAGGGCTGCATTATGAATAAATGATTTCTGAATTGTTGATGGAGTAAagaattttcttttctcttgtgATAGGGAGTGAAGAAACCCTTTGACGAGGTCATCAAGGCTAACATCGGAGATGCCCATGCCATGGGACAGCAACCCATCACCTTCTTCAGACAGGTGAACAGAGAACAAAACGAATGTTCTTTTAGTTACTGCTACTAAGAGCTGTGATTTGCCACGCAGTAGGCGTGTCCTCATCACCTTGAacctttttcctgtttctttaaACAAACTTCTAGTGAATGATATTTgtttaaagggtttttttttcttacggTTGTCCTTCTTTTCAAGGTCTTGGCATTATGCTCGTATCCAGACCTGCTGGACGATAACAAGTTTCCTGACGATGCCAAAGATCGTGCACGGCGCATTCTGAAGGCCTGTGGAGGAAGCAGCATCGGTACGTTGTATATGCATGTGAGCTTTAGGAGGCGTGGTCTTTCTGGTAGTCCCTCAGAGGATGTGGCCTTTGTGCTTGTCATTATTAAtataggaggtgtggtctcccTGGCAGTCCCTTAAAGGATGTGGCCTTTGTGCTTGTCATTATTAAtataggaggtgtggtctcccTGGCAGTCCCTTAAAGGATGTGGCCTTTGTgcttatcattattaatattggAGGTGTGGTCTCCCTGGCAGTCCCTTAAAGGATGTGGCCTTTGTgcttatcattattaatattggAGGTGTGGTCTCCCTGGCAGTCCCTTAAAGGATGTGGCCTTTGTGCTTGTCATTATTAGTTTAGGAGACATGGACATTGTGCTTCTCATTTAGTTattaggaggcgtggcctttgtgttTATCATTATTAGTTTacgaggtgtggcctttgtgcatGTTACTATTAGgttaggaggcgtggcctttgcgCTTGTCATTAGTTAAGGTGGTGTGGCATTTGTGCTGGTCATTATTAGtttaggaggtgtggcctttgtccACTGTGCTTGTCATTTTTGTTTAGGAGTTTAAGAGATGTGACCTTTGTGCTTGTCATTATTAGTTAGCAAGGTGTGGCTAATATCCATATTAGTTtaggaggcatggcctttgtGCTTGTCATTATTAATTAGGAGGCGTGGCTTTTGTGTTTGTCATTATTAGTTTTAGAGGCGTGTCCTTTGTTCTTGTCATTATTAGTTTAGGAGGTATGGCCATTGTCTGTTGTGCTTGTAATTTTTGTTTAGTAGTTTAGGAAgtgtggcctttgtgcttgTCATTATTAGTTAggaaggtgtggcctttgtgcttgTCATTAGTTTAGGAGGTGTGGCATTTGTGCTTGTCATTATGATtttaggaggtgtggcctttgtgcttTTCATTTAGTTATTagaaggcgtggcctttgtgctTGTCATTATTAgggaggtgtggtctttgtgTTTGTCATTATTAGTTTAGGAGGCGTGGCCCTTGTGTTTTCTCATTATTAGTTTAGGctttaactttttaaacttttctaATAATCAGCTTTTTCCCTTCTATTTCTAGGCTCATATTCTGCAAGTCAGGGGATCGACTGCATTAGACACGACGTCGCCCGCTACATCGAGCGTCGTGACGGCGGCATCTCTTGTGACCCGGACAACATCTATCTGACCACAGGCGCCAGTGACGGCATCGTCGTACGTCCTCATGATTTAACTTCACTACCCTTGACCACTCAGACATTAAAATACCCATGATCCTCCTGATGTTAGGTGTTTGTGCACAAGTAATTTGAAAAACATGGACTACTTCCAGAGCAGCAGGTTTGGTTTTTAGTATTTTCCTGAATTTCCAAGTCAAAGTAGTATTTTCAGCCTTCATTTTCTGGGAAAAGTCTTTCCACTGCAGTCCTGGGAAACCTGAGAGCAATGTTTGGATaacaaacttttatttgttAAGTAAACGTGTGTAAGCTCTGGAGCACACAATGTACTGTAAGTAGTTTTATACTGGAGTGTATGAGGATGCTTAACACTTCCAGTTTAGCTTGGTGCGAACTCCAGGGCAAAACCGTATCGTGTCACTTAACCCATATATGGGGCGTGGCTTAAAGTGTGGCAGAAGGATTAAGTGTTTGAAGGCTAAACTGGAGGCTATAGATGACCATTACTTCATAAGAACATTAGTATCCTCTAtatagttctctctctctctaccgtgtgtgtgtgtgtgtgtgcgcatatgtctttctgtctgtctgtcttttttccctccacacacactatctTCCTCTGTcccctcttctctctgtctcatgctatcttttctgtctctctcttcctctatctcTGCCACATTCTGTcactctcttctttctctctcttttgttcccTCTATATCTTTCTCTTTGACAAACTTttacactctccctctctctatttctctctctctctccccactcacttgtactctctctgtctttctctccgttactctttatctctctgtctgtcactctttatctttatctgtattttcccccctcactctctctatctctatctttctctctgcccTCTTCACTTTTTCTCCTGCtgccttttctgtctctctaaaaCTCCCCGCCACTTactgtcactctctctttctctctttttcctctctaacttattctctctctttctccctgtctctctctctttatccctgcctgtctatctgtattcccccccacacacactttcaatttccatctttctctctccccttttcACTTGTTCTCATGctatcttttctctctctcccaccatcTCTGCCACATACTCTcaatccttctttctctctatttcctctcttcatcttttctaccatctttctctttcatacacatctctctctctctttctctctctctctcagaccaTTCTGAAGTTGCTGACAGCAGGTGAGGGTCGTACTCGTACCGGTGTGATGATCTCGATCCCTCAGTATCCTCTGTACTCGGCTGCGCTGGCCGAACTCGGCGCTGTGCAGATTAACTACTACCTGAACGAGGAGAAGTGCTGGAGCCTGGACATCACCGAGCTGCAGCGCTCCCTACAGGCCGCCAGAGAGCACTGCAACCCACGAGTCCTGTGCATCATCAACCCAGGAAACCCAACAGGTGCTGAGAAGAGTCCAGAGTTTTCTTACACTGTCTCCTTACACACTATATCTGTGGAAAATAAACAGACTTTTGGTTCATTTGAATGTCTGTCATGTCACGCCAcccagtggtggttaatatgaagctcacatgaaagtagacactcagagctttatttttattttatttaatttgtagtgttttataaggatttctgttttcccTAGTCTTCTAAGGGCAATATAAgtcccaaaaaaacaaattagtttagttttttcccgcataaatgtttctatctttaaagtaaatgttgatatcaaacccattcctgctctccGAGATGCTCCGAGTGTTTGTTCATCtcaaaagcagctcaaatttgatcttcaaccagtaaaattctgtgtacggttctccaacagagggaaaaacacgtctaaaacacactgaaagccaacagactcgttttagatcagactcacagcctgaacattgttcatttctttatactgaatgaaaatgtcccataagtcaaGTTGGAACAACAGCGTACTCATGAAAAGggttaatattattaatgttttttaaatcagaGCTGTTTTCCTCGTGGCAGGTCAGGTACAGAGCAGGGAGTGCATCGAGGACGTGATCCGATTCGCTGCCAAGGAACATCTCTTCCTGATGGCTGATGAGGTAACACGATACCTCTAAACGACTGCACTGACTTTCTtcaatttttttctgtctgccgGTAAAAGTTTTAACCCTTTAAttccttcctcttttctcaGGTCTATCAGGATAACGTGTATGCCGAGGGTTGCGCCTTTCACTCTTTTAAGAAGGTGTTATTTGAGCTGGGTCCCGAATTCTCCAACATAGTGGAGCTGGCCTCCTTCCACTCCACCTCCAAGTGTTACATGGGAGAGTGAGTGCACTCATTCAGATGATCTGGGCCTGTTTCCCAGGCTCACAATGAACAGCCAAACTGGAGCGTAACTGAATGGCTTTTCAATAAACACATTCAGAGAAACAGGTCAGGGAGAATTTAAAGGTCTGTCATTCACTGTaatcattcctttttttttttacacgctATTCCAGGTGTGGTCTACGAGGTGGTTATATGGAGGTGATAAACATGGACCCGGAGGTGAAGGCTCAGCTCACTAAACTGGTGTCTGTGCGTCTGTGTCCTCCTGTGCCGGGTCAGGCGCTCATGGCCCTGGTGACCAACCCTCCTCAACCTGAGGAGCCATCACACGCTCAGTTCATCAAGGTGTACAAAGCTTGTACATTCAATACCTTCAACAGTCATGTGTCTTGTCATGTGCTCAGAGTCAATCTTAACCGACTGTTGCTCCACCCACTCTGTAATTGCTACTGTTTCCAATCTGCAGTGTAATAAGTAATGGGTAAAAGTCTAACATGATATTTCTCCCGCCTGTGTAGGAGCGCACGGCTACGCTGAATGACCTGGCACAGAAGGCCAAGCTGACTGAAGACATCCTCAACACAGTGCCTGGGATCAGGTGCAACCCCGTGCAGGGGGCGATGTACTCGTTCCCACGCATCACGCTGCCCGAGCGAGCCGTAAAGGAGGCCAAGGTGCGTCACTTGCTCTCGATTTTCTCTAATTCTCAATCATATATCATAGAAATGttagtgtgtttatatttgtgcgtgtgtgtgtgtgtgtatgtaggagaACGGCCAGGAACCAGATATGTTTTATTGTATGAAGCTCCTGGAGGAGACGGGGATCTGTTTGGTTCCTGGGAGCGGGTTTGGGCAAAAAGATGGAACCTATCACTTCAGGTACGTGTCTTATTAATCAAAACCTTTACAGTTTAGCCATAACATTTAAGACAGGTATGTATATTCTGCATACAGCATGTCTGTGGTGGTGATATGTGAAAAGTAGCATGTCTTTACCATAATAAATAGGCTATTTGGAGATCCTAAGAGCTGTACAGTGTAGAGTTTAAGCAAATTGAGTAATTGGGTAgggatgtgatagcttagtAG
Encoded proteins:
- the gpt gene encoding alanine aminotransferase 2-like isoform X2, with the translated sequence MAENEALTQHRKVLTLDTMNANVKKVEYAVRGPIVQRAVQLEKELREGVKKPFDEVIKANIGDAHAMGQQPITFFRQVLALCSYPDLLDDNKFPDDAKDRARRILKACGGSSIGSYSASQGIDCIRHDVARYIERRDGGISCDPDNIYLTTGASDGIVTILKLLTAGEGRTRTGVMISIPQYPLYSAALAELGAVQINYYLNEEKCWSLDITELQRSLQAAREHCNPRVLCIINPGNPTGQVQSRECIEDVIRFAAKEHLFLMADEVYQDNVYAEGCAFHSFKKVLFELGPEFSNIVELASFHSTSKCYMGECGLRGGYMEVINMDPEVKAQLTKLVSVRLCPPVPGQALMALVTNPPQPEEPSHAQFIKERTATLNDLAQKAKLTEDILNTVPGIRCNPVQGAMYSFPRITLPERAVKEAKENGQEPDMFYCMKLLEETGICLVPGSGFGQKDGTYHFRMTILPPADKLKILLHKVKEFHQRFIQQYS
- the gpt gene encoding alanine aminotransferase 2-like isoform X1 produces the protein MLPCSRARLGVRSMMSFSPLSPSCFPIRTFSAGRSRLAWGKMAENEALTQHRKVLTLDTMNANVKKVEYAVRGPIVQRAVQLEKELREGVKKPFDEVIKANIGDAHAMGQQPITFFRQVLALCSYPDLLDDNKFPDDAKDRARRILKACGGSSIGSYSASQGIDCIRHDVARYIERRDGGISCDPDNIYLTTGASDGIVTILKLLTAGEGRTRTGVMISIPQYPLYSAALAELGAVQINYYLNEEKCWSLDITELQRSLQAAREHCNPRVLCIINPGNPTGQVQSRECIEDVIRFAAKEHLFLMADEVYQDNVYAEGCAFHSFKKVLFELGPEFSNIVELASFHSTSKCYMGECGLRGGYMEVINMDPEVKAQLTKLVSVRLCPPVPGQALMALVTNPPQPEEPSHAQFIKERTATLNDLAQKAKLTEDILNTVPGIRCNPVQGAMYSFPRITLPERAVKEAKENGQEPDMFYCMKLLEETGICLVPGSGFGQKDGTYHFRMTILPPADKLKILLHKVKEFHQRFIQQYS